The sequence GCGGGCAGGCAGGCGGTGCGCGAACCGGTGCGTCGCCGCCCAGGCCAGGATCAGACCGAGCAAGGCGGATCCGATTGCTTCCAGGATCATGTCGGGGTCCCTCCCACGGCCGGCCCGTGCTTCACGGTCGTAGCCCGTCATACCCGTGACCTGCGGATTGCAATCCACCCCTGTGGGGGGTCTGTGCTCCGTCTGTGCGCACCCTCCACAGGCGGAAGGGCCCGGCGGCACAGTGCCGCCGGGCCCTTCTCCGGACTGTCCCTACAGCGTGCCGAAGCCCACCTTGCGGACGGTCGGCTCGCCGATCTCCACGTACGCCAGGCGGTCCGCCGGGACCAGGACCTTGCGGCCGCGCTCGTCCTCGAGGCTCAGCATCTGCGACTTTCCTGCCAGCGCCTCGGCCACCATGCGCTCGACGTCCTGGACGCTCTGACCGCTCTCCAGAACGATCTCGCGGGGCGCGTGCTGCACGCCGATCTTGACCTCCACGGCTATGTCCCTCCGACGGTCAGTGATGTGCGCGATCTTCCGCGCCGTACGCAGCACACATTAGCCCGGTGAGGGGACGTACACGCTGTGGGAGGGAACGCCAACAGCGAACACCCCACGGGAACAAACGGCCGTCAGTGGTGCTCGGTGCCGTGCAGCGGGAATCCGGCGATGCCCCGCCAGGCCAGCGAGGCCAGCAGCTGCACCGCCTGGTCGCGCGGCACGCTGCGGTCGCTGTGCAGCCAGGAACGGGCGACCACCTGGGCGAGGCCGCCGAGACCGGAGGCGAGCAGCATCGACTCGGCGCGCGAGAGGCCCGTGTCCTCGGCGATGACGTCGCAGATCGCCTCGGCGCACTCGTTGGTGACCTTGTCGACGCGCTCGCGCACCGCGGGCTCGTTCGTCAGGTCCGACTCGAAGACCAGGCGGAAGGCGCCGCCGTCGTCCTCGACGTACGCGAAATAGGCGTCCATGGTCGCCCGCACGCGCTGCTTGTTGTCCGTCGTCGAGGCGAGCGCACCGCGCACGGCCTGGATCAGTGACTCGCAGTGCTGGTCCAGCAGAGCGAGGTAGAGGTCGAGCTTGCCGGGAAAGTGCTGGTAGAGCACCGGCTTGCTGACACCGGCGCGCTCGGCGATGTCGTCCATCGCCGCCGCGTGATAGCCCTGTGCGACGAAGACTTCCTGGGCGGCGCCCAGCAGCTGATTCCGTCGGGCACGGCGCGGCAGACGGGTGCCACGCGGGCGTGCCGCCTCAGTTTGCTCGATGGCTGTCACGCCGCCTCCCAAAGTCGTCCACATGCGGTGTCGGCCGCGCGGCCATCGTACTTTTCGGTAACCGTGGTGTGCGCGGTGCGAGCGCAGAATTTCACGTACCGGACGGCGACGATAGCCGCGATGGCCGCCTTACGCGTTCGGACCAGCGGTCGGCGGGGTCCCGCGCCGTCAGCGGTAGTCGTCCTCATCGAGTGACACCACGCGCGCCTGTTCGATGAGATCGGCCTCGTTCGCTCGGCTCGGGTCCACTCCGGTCAGGGGGTCGTCGTGATCCGGTGCGATGCCGGCGTGCTGCTCGACGGCGTCCCCCTCGGGGGCCTCGACGTCGATCTCCGGGGTGTTCTCGGCCTCCCGCTCCTCGATCGTGTCGGGTTCGATGGGGTCATAGGCCATGGTGGGCTCCCTTCCTACGAACGTCCCTGGAATCGGCAGGGGCTACATTCGGGTGCCCTCTGTACGAGCCTAGGAGACAGCTGATTCGGACGCCATGCCGTGGACGCCTGTTCGCCGCGCGGTTCCGCCGCGCGCTCGAGCCGCGCGGTCACACGGTCCGGTGGGCGACACGGCGAGCCCCACCTGTGACGGCGAACACATGAATCACAGCGTGATCGTCTCGTAACATTGCCGCATGTCTTCGACCGAGTCACCCTCCGTACCGGCTGCGAGTGTGCTTCCCCGGGTGGGGCCCGTCCGGGTCGGTGAGGGTGAGCGGCTGCGGTCGGTGGGGCTGCCGGGGGTCACCCTGTCGGTGCGCTCGCGCCGCCCCGCGCGCGAAGGCCTGCCGCCCGCGTTGTACGTGCACGGGCTCGGCGGTTCCTCACAGAACTGGTCGGAGCTGATGGCGGAACTGGACGGCCTCGTGGAGAGCGAGGCCGTCGATCTGCCGGGCTTCGGTGATTCCCCGCCCCCGGACGACGGCGACTACTCCGTCACCGGGCACGCGCGCGCCGTCATTCGCTACCTCGATGCCGCCGAGCGCGGCCCGGTCCACCTTTTCGGCAACTCCCTCGGCGGAGCGGTCGCCACGCGCGTCGCCGCCGTGCGCCCCGACCTGGTCACCACGCTCACGCTGGTCTCGCCCGCCCTGCCGGAGCTGCGCGTGCAGCGGACCGCGGTACCGACGGCGCTGCTGGGTGTGCCCGGCATCGCGATGCTGTTCAACCGGCTCACCCAGGAGTGGACGGCCGAGCAGCGCGTGAGCGGCGTGATGGCCCTGTGCTACGGCGATCCCGGGCGGGTGTCGGCCGAGGCGTTCCGGCATGCGGTGGAGGAGCTGGAGCGGCGACTGCAGCTGCCCTACTTCTGGGACGCGATGGCACGCTCGGCCCGCGGGATCGTCAACGCCTACACGCTCGGCGGCCAGCACGGGCTGTGGCGTCAGGCCGAGCGCGTGCTCGCGCCGACCCTTCTGATCTACGGCGGCCGTGACCAGCTGGTCGGCTTCCGCATGGCTCGCAAGGCCGCCCGCTCCTTCCGTGACTCGCGCCTGCTGACCCTGCCGGACGCCGGGCACGTGGCGATGATGGAGTACCCGGAGGTGGTGTCCGGAGCGTTCCGGGAACTTCTCGCGGAAGTGGGGGAGTTGGGCGACGTGGGCGCGGCGCGGGGCGCCGGCGGGGCCACGGTGCCCGGTGCCGGTTCCGCCGGGGGTGGCGACGTCGCCCCCACGGGTGCGAGGAGCTGAGGGCACAGGTGGGACGCCACAGCCGCCGCGGACCGGCCCCCAAGGGCGACTCCTCGGACATAACGCACATAGCGGGACAGAGGGAAGAACGGGACCCGGCCTCCGGCCCGCCCCGTACGGCCCAGCGGCCCACCCTGCCCGGTCAGCGCCAGGCGCCGGGAGGCGGCACGCTCGACTACGGGCCACCGCGCACCGCCCGGAGCGCACCCGGGTTCCCGCCGGGCACCCCCGTACAGGGAGTGCCTCGCCTTCCCGACGGGACTCCGGCTCCTGGGGTGCCGCGGTACGCCGACGGCACGCCTGCCCAGGGCGTTCCGCTGCTTCCTGACGGCACGCCCGTGCGTGGTGTGCCCAGGCTTCCCGACGGCACCCCCGCTCACGGCGTACCGCGGCTCCCCGACGGCACGCCCGTGCACGGTGTGCCGGGGATCGCCGGTGGTGCTCCGGGCGCTCGCGGCGGGCATCCCGAGCAGCGTGAGGGCGGGGGTGGTTGGGGCGGGATCGCGGGACCGGCCGGTGGCGGGGACGGTGTCGCCTCCGGGGTGAGGCGGAGTGCGGGCGGGCCCGGCGTCACCCTTCCGCGGCAGCGGCAAGGGCAGGGTCGGCAGCAGGGCCGGACCGATGGTTCGAGCCGCGGACCTCGGCAGGACTACCTCGACGCCTTCGGGGAGGACGTCGACGTCTTCGCGCCCCGTTCCGGCGGCGGAAGCGCCGAGGTGCGGGAGTCGCGCAGCCCGGCCGTGGATACGGCTGCCGCCGGGGCCGGTGACGGCGCGCCGCCCGCCGGGGTGCCCGCGCAGCGCACGGGCGGCAAGGGGCGGGCCTTCACGGGTATCGCGGCCGCCGCCGTGACCACCGTGCTCGCGGTCGTCGTCGCCGGGCAGGTGGCCGACGACCGGGACGGCCCGGGCGCACGGTCGCAGTCCGCCACCGACCAGGCGCGGGACGCCCGTGGGCACGGGGAGGCGACCCCCTCCGCCCCGCCGAGCGTGGCGACACTGACCTACGAGCAGAAGATGGACCGGAAGTACCCGCTCGGTGCCACGCTGAAGGGCTCGGGGAAGTTCGAGGCCGTCCCGGGCTTCGACAAGGCGCCAGGCAAGGGACAGAAGTACACCTACCGCGTGGACGTCGAGCAGGGGCTCGGTCTGGACGGAGCGCTGTTCGCCGAGGCCGTGCAGAAGACGCTCAACGACCGGCGCAGCTGGGCCCACGGCGGCGCCCGCACCTTCGAGCGGATCTCCTCCGGCAAACCCGACTTCGTGATCACGCTCGCCAGCCCCGGCACCACCGGGAAGTGGTGTGCCAAGTCCGGCCTGGACACCACGGAGGACAACGTCTCCTGCGACTCGGCGTCCACCGAGCGCGTGATGATCAACGCCTACCGGTGGGCGCAGGGCAGCAAGACATACGGCGACAAAATGTATGCATACCGGCAGATGCTCATCAATCACGAGGTCGGCCACCGGCTCGGCCACGGCCATGTGACGTGCCAGAAGGACGGCGAACTCGCCCCGGTCATGCAGCAGCAGACCAAGTTCCTCGACCACGACGGAATCCACTGTCTGCCCAACCCCTGGCCCTATCCCGGGAGTTGACAGCTGCCGCTGACGCCACATTGACATGAGTCGATGGTTCATTCATATTTTTGCGCATGTGGTCTAGTCATGCCGTCTCCGGCAGCGCCGCCATCGAGCTGGCGCTGATCGGCGTGACCGCGCTCTGTGTAGCCGACGTCCACTGTCGCTGACGCCGCCTCCTGGCGTTCGCGTCGCGACTTCTTCTCACATCCCACCGTGACCGTGTCACGGGTTTTTCGACGACCCGACGCCGGGGCCCACGTCTGTTCACAGGCGTCTCACTCCTCGTCCACTTGTCTCAGTATCCGAGAGGTCGTCATTCCAATGCGTCAACCGTCCGTCATAGCGCGCCGTGTGGCAGCGGCATCCGTCAGCCTTGTCGTGGCAGCGGGTGCCGCCGCCTGCGGCCCGAAGGGCAACGATGCCAAGGGCTCCGGTGGCGACTCCGCGCCGCACAAGGGCGGCACGCTCACGGTTCTGAACTCCGAGCCGCAGACCGACTTCGACCCCGCCCGTCTCTACACCTCCGGCGGCGGCAACGTCCCCTCGCTCGTGTTCCGCACGCTCACCACGCGCAACCGTGAGAACGGTGCGGCCGGCGCCAAGGTGGTCCCGGATCTGGCCACCGACACCGGGCGCCCCAGCAAGGGCGCGACCGTGTGGACGTACACCCTGAAGAAGGGCCTCAAGTACGAGGACGGCACCCCGATCACCTCGGCCGACATCAAGTACGGCATCGAGCGCTCCTTCGCCCCCGAGCTCTCCGGCGGCGCTCCCTACCTGCGCGACTGGCTGGTCGGCGCGGCCGACTACCAGGGCCCGTACAAGGACAAGAAGGGCCTCCCGGCGATCGAGACGCCCGACGAGCGGACCATCGTCTTCCATCTGGACAAGCCCGAGGGCGAGTTCCCGTTCCTCGCCACGCAGACGCAGTTCGCCCCGGTCCCGAAGGGCAAGGACACGGGCACCAGGTACGAGGAGCACCCGGTCTCGTCCGGCCCCTACAAGGTCGTCAAGAACGAGAACGACGGCGAGCACCTCGTCCTCGAGCGCAACCCGAACTGGTCCGCCGCCGTCGACGCCGAGCGCAAGGCCTACCCGGACACCATCGACGTACGCTCGGGCCTCGACTCCTCCGTGATCAACCAGCGGCTGTCCGCGTCCCAGGGAGCGGACGCGGCCGCGGTCACCACGGACACCAACCTCGGGCCGGCCGAGCTCGCCAAGGTGACCGGCGACAAGGAGCTCGCCGCGCGCGTGGGCACCGGCCACTTCGGCTACACCAACTACATCGCCTTCAACCCGAAGGTGAAGCCGTTCGACAACCCCAAGGTGCGCCAGGCGATCGCGTACGCGATCGACCGCTCGTCCGTCGTCAACGCGGCCGGCGGCTCGGCGCTCGCCGAGCCCGCCACCACCTTCCTGCCCGACCAGAAGTCCTTCGGCTACACGCCCTACGACCTCTTCCCGGCAGGCGGCACCGGCAACGCGGCCAAGGCCAGGGAACTGCTCGCCCAGGCCGGTGACAAGAGCGGGCTCACCGTCACGCTCACGCATTCCAACGACAAGAACTTCGAGACCAGCCCGGAGATCGCCACCGCGATCCAGGACGCCCTGAAGAAGGCCGGCATCACGGTCAAGCTCCAGGGCCTGGAGGACAACGACTACCGGGACAAGATCCACAGTGTGAAGACCGAGCCCGGCTTCTTCCTCGCCCACTGGGGTGCCGACTGGCCCTCCGGCGGCCCCTTCCTCGCCCCGATCTTCGACGGCCGCCAGATCGTCAAGGACGGAGCGAACTTCAACACGGGCCTGCTGGACGACAAGTCGGTCAATGACGAGGTTGACGCGATCAACAAGTTGACCGATCTTGACGCGGCCGCCAAGCGTTGGGGCGCACTGGACAAGAAGATCGCCGAGCAGGCCCTCGTCGTGCCGCTGTTCCACCCGGTCTACAAGCGCCTGTACGGCTCGGACGTGAAGAACATCGTCATCAGCGACTGGACCGGCGTCCTCGACATCTCCCAGGTAGCGGTGAAGTAGCGCCGTGAGCGAGGCACTTGTCGCCTCCCGGACCCCCAGGACGGACACCGCCGTCCCGGGGGCTTCGGGGGCCCGTCAGTTCTGGCGGCGGCTGCGGGCGCAGCGCGCCGCCCTGGTCGCCGCGGCCGTCGTCGCGCTGCTCGTCCTGGTCGCGCTCGCCGCGCCGCTGTTCACCGCCCTGGAGGGCCAGGACCCGACCACGTACCACCCCTCTCTGATCGACTCCGCGCGCGGCGGCGTGCCCATCGGCTCCTTCGGCGGTGTCAGCGCCGACCACTGGCTGGGCGTCGAACCGCAGACCGGGCGCGACCTGTTCGCGCGGCTGGTCTACGGAGCCCGGGTCTCCCTGGCGGTCGCGCTGGGGGCCACCGTGCTGCAGGTCTTCCTCGGCATCGTGATCGGCGTGGCCTCCGCACTCGGCAGCCGATGGGTTGATCAACTGTTGAGCCGTGTCACGGACATCATCGTGGCCCTGCCGCTGATGATCATGTCGTTGGCGCTGCTGGCGATCGTGCCGTCGAGCTTCCCGCGGCCCGTGCTGGTCAGCCTGGTCATCGGCCTGATCGCCTGGGGCAACGTCGCGAAGATCGTGCGCGCCCAGACCCTCACGCTCAAAGGCCTCGACTACGTCTCGGCCGCCCGGCTGAGCGGCTGGGGCGCCTGGCGGATCGCCCGCCGCGAGCTGCTGCCCGGCCTCGCCGCACCCGTCATCACCTACGCAGCGCTGCTGGTGCCCACGAACATCTCCGCCGAGGCGGCCCTGTCCTTCCTCGGCGTCGGTGTGAAGCCGCCGACGCCCTCCTGGGGACAGATGCTCACCGCCGCCGACGTCTGGTACCAGGCGGCCCCGCAGTACCTGCTGCTGCCGGCCGGCGCCCTGTTCGTCACCGTCCTCGCCCTCACCGTCCTCGGCGACGGCGTGCGTACCGCCCTCGATCCACGCGCGGCTTCCCGCCTGCGCGTCGGCACCGGCAGAAGGAACGAGGGCGGCAGCGGCAAGGAGGAGACCTCATGAACGGCTTCGGCGGATTCCTGCTGCGCCGGGCAGTCGGCACGGTGGTCACCCTGCTCGCCATCTCGGTGCTCATCTACGTCGTCTTCTACGCCACCCCCGGCAACGTCGCCCAGATCACCTGCGGCCCGCGCTGCTCGCCGGAACAGGTGCGCCAGGTCGCCGGGCAACTGAAGCTCGACGACCCGCTCTACCTGCGCTACTGGCACTTCCTGGAGGGCATCTTCGTCGGCCGGGACTACTCGACGGGCACCTCGGTGGCGCACTGCCCGGCACCCTGCCTGGGGCTGTCGTACCAGAGCGACCGGCAGGTGACGGACATCATCCTGACCAAGCTGCCGGTCAGTCTGTCCCTCGTGCTCGGCGCGATGGTGCTGTGGCTGGTGATCGGAGTCGGCACCGGTGTGCTGTCCGCCTGGCGGCGCGGCCGGTTCTCCGAGCGCGTGCTGACCGCCGTCACGCTCGCCGGCTGGGCCACCCCGGTCTTCGTCCTCGGCCTCGTCCTGATGATCGTCGTCTGCGGCGAACTCCAGCTGCTGCCGTTCCCGCAGTACGTGAACTTCGCCGACGACCCCGAGCAGTGGGCGTGGAACCTGCTGCTGCCCTGGCTGTCGCTCGCCCTGATCGAGGCGGCCGCCTTCGCCCGGCTCACCCGCGCGTCGATGCTGGAGACGCTCGCCGAGGACCACATCCGCACCTTCCGCGCCTACGGCGTGGGCGAGCGCGCGATCGTCGGCCGGCACGCCCTGCGCGGTGCCCTGGCGCCCGTCATCGCACTGAACGCCAACAACGTCGGCTCGGCCGTCGGCGGCGCCGTCCTCACCGAGACCCTCTTCGGCCTGCCCGGCATCGGCCAGGAGCTGGTGCACGCGGTGAAGGTCGTCGACCTGCCGGTCGTCGTCGGCATGGTCCTGGTCGTCGGCTTCTTCGTGGTCATCGCCAATGCCGTCGCGGACGTCCTGTACGCGGTGGCCGACCGACGGGTGGTACTCGCATGAGCCTGGTGGAAGTCACCGACCTGACCGTGGAGTTCGGCTCGCTGCGGGCCGTGGACGGGCTCTCCTTCCGCTTGGAGGAGGGCGCCGCCCTCGCGCTCGTCGGCAAGTCCGGCTCCGGCAAGTCCACGGTCGCCGGCGCCCTGCTGGGCCTGCACCGGGGCACCGGGGCGCGGGTCGGCGGCTCGGTCCATGTCGCCGGCACCGACGTCCAGCGGGCCTCGGACGGGGAACTGCGGCGGCTGCGCGGCGCCGAGGCCGCCATGGTCTTCCAGGATCCGCTGTCCTCCCTCGACCCGTACTACGCGATCGGCGACCAGATCGCCGAGGTGTACCGGGTGCACACGCGCGCGTCACGCCGTGCCGCACGCGCGCGTGCCCTCGAGGTGCTGGAGAGGGTTGGAATTCCGGACGCACGACGCAGGTCCCGGTCCCGCCCGCACGAGTTCAGCGGAGGCATGCGCCAGCGCGCCCTCATCGCCATGGCCCTCGCCTGCTCGCCCGGGCTGCTGATCGCCGACGAGCCCACGACGGCCCTCGACGTCACCGTCCAGGCCCAGATCCTCGACCTGCTGCACACGCTGCGCGAGGAGACCGGCATGGGCCTGCTGCTCGTCACCCACGACGTGGGCGTCGCCGCCGAGAGCGCCGACGAGGTGCTGGTCATGCGGCACGGCAAGGCCGTCGAACACGGCCCGGTCGGCGCGGTCCTCGGGGCGCCCGCGCAGGCGTACACCCGCGACCTGCTCGGCGCCGTCCCGCGCGTGGACGCGCCGCGCGCCGTCGCGGCCGAGGCGTCCGAAGAGATCGTCCTGGAGGCCACCGGCCTCCGGCGCGAGTTCGGGCGCGGCAAGCAGGCCTTCACGGCCGTGGACGACATCTCGCTGACCGTCCGCCGGGGCGAGACCCTCGGGGTCGTGGGGGAGAGCGGCAGCGGAAAGACGACACTGGGCCGCATGCTGGTCGGGCTGCTGCGGCCCACCGCCGGGGACATCCGCTACGACGGGCGCCCGCACACCGACGTGAACCCGGCCGTGCAGATGGTCTTCCAGGACCCGGTCTCCTCCCTCAACCCCCGCCGCACCGTGGGCGAGTCCATCGCCGACCCGCTCCGCGCGCGGGGGGAACGCGGCGAGGAGCGCATCCGGGAGCGCGTGCTCGAACTGCTGGAGCGCGTGGGACTCGAGGCGGCGCACTACGCCCGCTACCCGCACGAGTTCAGCGGCGGGCAGCGCCAGCGCGTGGGCATCGCGCGGGCACTCGCCGCCGATCCGCGCGTCATCGTCTGCGACGAGCCCGTCTCCGCGCTCGACGTCACCACGCAGGCCCAGGTGGTCGCCCTGCTCGGCGAGTTGCAGCGGGAGCTCGGCCTCGCGCTCGTGTTCATCGCGCACGACCTCGCCGTCGTCCGTCAGGTCAGCGACCGGGTCGCGGTGATGCGCCGCGGGCAGGTCGTCGAGTCCGGGCCCGTCGACGAGGTGTACGACGCCCCGCGCGAGCCGTACACCAGGCAGCTGCTCGCCGCCGTGCCCGCGCTCGACCCGGAGCTGGCGGGCAGGCGGCGGGCCGCCCGGCGGGAGCCGGCCGTGACGTAACGTTTCGTAAGCGAACGATCGCTCTGTGATCCCCTACCGCGACGGAACGCGGTCCGCACGCGAAAGTTACGACCGTTCACCCCTTTTGGTGGTGCGATGGACAACCGTCCGTCGCGCCACCGCCTTGTCCGCATACGTTCTTCCCGCTGCGGAGCCGCCGGGACCAGGGCGGCTCCCACTCACGGGAGATCGGGGGTGCACACGTGCGCATCGG is a genomic window of Streptomyces griseochromogenes containing:
- a CDS encoding Ms4533A family Cys-rich leader peptide, whose amino-acid sequence is MWSSHAVSGSAAIELALIGVTALCVADVHCR
- a CDS encoding ABC transporter permease, whose translation is MSEALVASRTPRTDTAVPGASGARQFWRRLRAQRAALVAAAVVALLVLVALAAPLFTALEGQDPTTYHPSLIDSARGGVPIGSFGGVSADHWLGVEPQTGRDLFARLVYGARVSLAVALGATVLQVFLGIVIGVASALGSRWVDQLLSRVTDIIVALPLMIMSLALLAIVPSSFPRPVLVSLVIGLIAWGNVAKIVRAQTLTLKGLDYVSAARLSGWGAWRIARRELLPGLAAPVITYAALLVPTNISAEAALSFLGVGVKPPTPSWGQMLTAADVWYQAAPQYLLLPAGALFVTVLALTVLGDGVRTALDPRAASRLRVGTGRRNEGGSGKEETS
- a CDS encoding alpha/beta fold hydrolase, which translates into the protein MSSTESPSVPAASVLPRVGPVRVGEGERLRSVGLPGVTLSVRSRRPAREGLPPALYVHGLGGSSQNWSELMAELDGLVESEAVDLPGFGDSPPPDDGDYSVTGHARAVIRYLDAAERGPVHLFGNSLGGAVATRVAAVRPDLVTTLTLVSPALPELRVQRTAVPTALLGVPGIAMLFNRLTQEWTAEQRVSGVMALCYGDPGRVSAEAFRHAVEELERRLQLPYFWDAMARSARGIVNAYTLGGQHGLWRQAERVLAPTLLIYGGRDQLVGFRMARKAARSFRDSRLLTLPDAGHVAMMEYPEVVSGAFRELLAEVGELGDVGAARGAGGATVPGAGSAGGGDVAPTGARS
- a CDS encoding DUF3152 domain-containing protein; the encoded protein is MGRHSRRGPAPKGDSSDITHIAGQREERDPASGPPRTAQRPTLPGQRQAPGGGTLDYGPPRTARSAPGFPPGTPVQGVPRLPDGTPAPGVPRYADGTPAQGVPLLPDGTPVRGVPRLPDGTPAHGVPRLPDGTPVHGVPGIAGGAPGARGGHPEQREGGGGWGGIAGPAGGGDGVASGVRRSAGGPGVTLPRQRQGQGRQQGRTDGSSRGPRQDYLDAFGEDVDVFAPRSGGGSAEVRESRSPAVDTAAAGAGDGAPPAGVPAQRTGGKGRAFTGIAAAAVTTVLAVVVAGQVADDRDGPGARSQSATDQARDARGHGEATPSAPPSVATLTYEQKMDRKYPLGATLKGSGKFEAVPGFDKAPGKGQKYTYRVDVEQGLGLDGALFAEAVQKTLNDRRSWAHGGARTFERISSGKPDFVITLASPGTTGKWCAKSGLDTTEDNVSCDSASTERVMINAYRWAQGSKTYGDKMYAYRQMLINHEVGHRLGHGHVTCQKDGELAPVMQQQTKFLDHDGIHCLPNPWPYPGS
- a CDS encoding ABC transporter permease — translated: MNGFGGFLLRRAVGTVVTLLAISVLIYVVFYATPGNVAQITCGPRCSPEQVRQVAGQLKLDDPLYLRYWHFLEGIFVGRDYSTGTSVAHCPAPCLGLSYQSDRQVTDIILTKLPVSLSLVLGAMVLWLVIGVGTGVLSAWRRGRFSERVLTAVTLAGWATPVFVLGLVLMIVVCGELQLLPFPQYVNFADDPEQWAWNLLLPWLSLALIEAAAFARLTRASMLETLAEDHIRTFRAYGVGERAIVGRHALRGALAPVIALNANNVGSAVGGAVLTETLFGLPGIGQELVHAVKVVDLPVVVGMVLVVGFFVVIANAVADVLYAVADRRVVLA
- a CDS encoding ABC transporter substrate-binding protein, with the protein product MRQPSVIARRVAAASVSLVVAAGAAACGPKGNDAKGSGGDSAPHKGGTLTVLNSEPQTDFDPARLYTSGGGNVPSLVFRTLTTRNRENGAAGAKVVPDLATDTGRPSKGATVWTYTLKKGLKYEDGTPITSADIKYGIERSFAPELSGGAPYLRDWLVGAADYQGPYKDKKGLPAIETPDERTIVFHLDKPEGEFPFLATQTQFAPVPKGKDTGTRYEEHPVSSGPYKVVKNENDGEHLVLERNPNWSAAVDAERKAYPDTIDVRSGLDSSVINQRLSASQGADAAAVTTDTNLGPAELAKVTGDKELAARVGTGHFGYTNYIAFNPKVKPFDNPKVRQAIAYAIDRSSVVNAAGGSALAEPATTFLPDQKSFGYTPYDLFPAGGTGNAAKARELLAQAGDKSGLTVTLTHSNDKNFETSPEIATAIQDALKKAGITVKLQGLEDNDYRDKIHSVKTEPGFFLAHWGADWPSGGPFLAPIFDGRQIVKDGANFNTGLLDDKSVNDEVDAINKLTDLDAAAKRWGALDKKIAEQALVVPLFHPVYKRLYGSDVKNIVISDWTGVLDISQVAVK
- a CDS encoding dipeptide ABC transporter ATP-binding protein, which encodes MSLVEVTDLTVEFGSLRAVDGLSFRLEEGAALALVGKSGSGKSTVAGALLGLHRGTGARVGGSVHVAGTDVQRASDGELRRLRGAEAAMVFQDPLSSLDPYYAIGDQIAEVYRVHTRASRRAARARALEVLERVGIPDARRRSRSRPHEFSGGMRQRALIAMALACSPGLLIADEPTTALDVTVQAQILDLLHTLREETGMGLLLVTHDVGVAAESADEVLVMRHGKAVEHGPVGAVLGAPAQAYTRDLLGAVPRVDAPRAVAAEASEEIVLEATGLRREFGRGKQAFTAVDDISLTVRRGETLGVVGESGSGKTTLGRMLVGLLRPTAGDIRYDGRPHTDVNPAVQMVFQDPVSSLNPRRTVGESIADPLRARGERGEERIRERVLELLERVGLEAAHYARYPHEFSGGQRQRVGIARALAADPRVIVCDEPVSALDVTTQAQVVALLGELQRELGLALVFIAHDLAVVRQVSDRVAVMRRGQVVESGPVDEVYDAPREPYTRQLLAAVPALDPELAGRRRAARREPAVT
- a CDS encoding TetR/AcrR family transcriptional regulator, with amino-acid sequence MTAIEQTEAARPRGTRLPRRARRNQLLGAAQEVFVAQGYHAAAMDDIAERAGVSKPVLYQHFPGKLDLYLALLDQHCESLIQAVRGALASTTDNKQRVRATMDAYFAYVEDDGGAFRLVFESDLTNEPAVRERVDKVTNECAEAICDVIAEDTGLSRAESMLLASGLGGLAQVVARSWLHSDRSVPRDQAVQLLASLAWRGIAGFPLHGTEHH
- a CDS encoding DUF3107 domain-containing protein, whose translation is MEVKIGVQHAPREIVLESGQSVQDVERMVAEALAGKSQMLSLEDERGRKVLVPADRLAYVEIGEPTVRKVGFGTL